In Egicoccus sp. AB-alg2, the following are encoded in one genomic region:
- a CDS encoding PstS family phosphate ABC transporter substrate-binding protein, producing MRVSLRAARRTAPVLAAALLLSACAGAVQDDSTDPAANEATAGGDAGTEEEPTAEPADEDASAGGELSGTIVASGSSTVEPITNLAAEAFATDNPGVGFDISGPGTGDGFAAFCNGETDLQDASRPIKDEEAATCESNGIEYVELKIAIDGLSVLTSPENDAVGCVSYGDLYALLGPESTGFANWSDANDLAGEIDGTNSPYPDAPLQVTAPGEESGTYDTFVELVFAGIAEERGQEAEARPDYTASPNDNVIVDGISGSPTSLGWVGYAFYEENQDALKALEVDGGEGCVAPTDETIASGEYPLSRPLFIYVSQNRLEDNPALEAFVDFYVSDAGNQAVADAGYVQLPDEEWAAAGAAWNDR from the coding sequence GTGCGTGTTTCCCTGCGCGCCGCCCGGCGGACCGCACCGGTCCTGGCCGCGGCACTGCTCTTGTCCGCCTGCGCGGGCGCGGTCCAGGACGACTCGACCGATCCCGCCGCCAACGAAGCCACCGCCGGCGGCGACGCCGGCACCGAGGAGGAACCGACCGCGGAGCCGGCGGACGAGGACGCCTCGGCCGGCGGCGAGTTGTCCGGCACCATCGTGGCCTCCGGTTCGTCGACCGTGGAACCGATCACGAACCTCGCCGCGGAAGCCTTCGCGACCGACAACCCGGGCGTCGGCTTCGACATCTCCGGCCCCGGAACGGGCGACGGGTTCGCCGCCTTCTGCAACGGCGAGACCGACCTCCAGGACGCCTCTCGACCGATCAAGGACGAGGAGGCCGCCACCTGTGAGTCCAACGGCATCGAGTACGTCGAACTCAAGATCGCCATCGACGGCCTGTCGGTGCTGACCAGCCCGGAGAACGACGCCGTGGGGTGCGTCTCCTACGGCGACCTGTACGCCCTGCTCGGCCCCGAGTCGACCGGTTTCGCCAACTGGAGCGACGCGAACGACCTCGCGGGTGAGATCGACGGCACCAACTCGCCCTACCCGGACGCGCCGCTGCAGGTCACGGCGCCGGGTGAGGAATCCGGCACCTACGACACCTTCGTCGAGCTGGTCTTCGCCGGCATCGCGGAGGAGCGCGGGCAGGAGGCCGAGGCCCGCCCGGACTACACCGCGTCGCCGAACGACAACGTCATCGTGGACGGCATCTCCGGTTCGCCGACCTCGCTGGGCTGGGTGGGCTACGCCTTCTACGAGGAGAACCAGGACGCGCTGAAGGCCCTCGAGGTCGACGGCGGCGAGGGCTGTGTGGCGCCCACGGACGAGACGATCGCGTCCGGCGAGTACCCGCTGTCGCGCCCGCTGTTCATCTACGTGTCGCAAAACCGGCTCGAGGACAATCCGGCGCTGGAGGCCTTCGTGGACTTCTACGTCAGCGACGCCGGCAACCAGGCCGTCGCCGACGCCGGCTACGTCCAGCTGCCCGACGAAGAGTGGGCCGCCGCGGGCGCGGCGTGGAACGACCGCTGA
- the pstC gene encoding phosphate ABC transporter permease subunit PstC, whose translation MAAQTTVPPSLTGDPGRRRRERVIARSLFAAALVSILVSVGILYSLFGGAFSFLRQVDLGLLFTTGWFPRRDLFDVRTLVVGSVLVSVIAMAIAGPLGLGAAIYLAEYAQPRARRLLKPILEILAGVPSIVLGYFALTWINPNLVQSVVPGTPQFNLVSAGIGVGILVTPLMASISEDALRAVPMSLREAAAGLGARRITTTFRVVVPAAVSGIVAAAIVSVSRAIGETMVIALAAGAAAGALFGLNPLRGGQTLTGAIASLAAGTDQVAGGTYSFESLFFVGLLLFVFTLLLNVAGDRFVRRFRKAY comes from the coding sequence GTGGCCGCCCAGACCACGGTGCCGCCGTCGCTGACCGGGGATCCCGGCCGGCGGCGACGCGAGCGGGTGATCGCCCGCAGCCTGTTCGCTGCCGCGCTGGTGTCGATCCTCGTCAGCGTCGGGATCCTGTACTCGCTGTTCGGTGGCGCGTTCAGCTTCCTGCGTCAGGTCGACCTCGGGCTGCTGTTCACGACCGGGTGGTTCCCGCGCCGCGACCTGTTCGACGTGCGGACGCTGGTGGTCGGCTCGGTGCTGGTGTCGGTGATCGCGATGGCGATCGCCGGGCCCCTCGGCCTCGGTGCCGCCATCTACCTCGCCGAGTACGCCCAGCCGCGCGCGCGTCGTCTGCTCAAGCCCATCCTGGAGATCCTCGCGGGGGTTCCCTCGATCGTGCTGGGGTACTTCGCCCTGACCTGGATCAACCCGAACCTCGTCCAGAGCGTGGTGCCCGGCACGCCGCAGTTCAACCTCGTCTCGGCCGGGATCGGCGTCGGCATCCTCGTCACGCCGCTGATGGCGTCCATCTCCGAGGACGCGCTGCGGGCGGTGCCGATGAGCCTGCGCGAGGCCGCGGCCGGCCTCGGGGCGCGGCGAATCACCACCACGTTCCGGGTCGTGGTGCCGGCCGCGGTGTCCGGCATCGTCGCGGCCGCGATCGTCTCGGTCTCCCGGGCGATCGGCGAGACGATGGTCATCGCCCTGGCCGCCGGCGCCGCGGCCGGTGCGCTGTTCGGCCTGAACCCGCTTCGGGGCGGTCAGACGCTCACGGGCGCGATCGCGTCGCTGGCCGCCGGTACCGACCAGGTCGCCGGCGGGACCTACAGCTTCGAGTCCCTCTTCTTCGTCGGCCTGCTGCTCTTCGTCTTCACCCTGCTGCTCAACGTCGCGGGCGACCGGTTCGTCCGCCGCTTCCGCAAGGCGTACTGA